Proteins from a single region of Xiphophorus maculatus strain JP 163 A chromosome 22, X_maculatus-5.0-male, whole genome shotgun sequence:
- the LOC106699701 gene encoding uncharacterized protein LOC106699701 gives MDTRSASASPSVVASPSSLWRLAERRNRKSGSGNIFSTVNLWQLQRLFRAAGDEDAEQRAQLVWGHRDEAELAKALVALRSRGHRRALRTNGRDAMGSHWLRAFNNLRIGETAPRRQGKDAGEDRDFRAETKRSLEFYRHSSFEATSGEIGAESVLTEIQNPNGNFDRATTTSSGLRRTGESNPERYLHRILH, from the exons ATGGATACCAGATCTGCCTCCGCTTCTCCCTCTGTGGTGGCTAGTCCTTCCTCCTTGTGGCGTCTGGCCGAGCGGAGGAACAGGAAGTCTGgctcaggaaacattttcagcaccGTGAACCTGTGGCAGCTCCAGAGGTTGTTTAGGGCAGCTGGAGATGAGGATGCCGAGCAGAGGGCCCAGCTCGTCTGGGGACACAGAGACGAGGCTGAACTCGCTAAGGCCTTAGTAGCGCTTCGGAGTCGAGGTCACCGCAGAGCGCTGAGGACCAATGGAAGAGATGCGATGGGCTCGCACTGGCTGCGAGCCTTCAATAACCTCAG GATTGGAGAGACCGCTCCGAGGAGACAGGGAAAAGATGCTGGCGAGGACAGGGATTTTAGAGCCGAGACAAAGAGAAGTCTAGAGTTCTACAGACACTCCTCATTTGAAGCGACTTCAGGAGAGATTGGTGCAGAATCAGTGCTAACTGAGATACAAAACCCCAATGGAAACTTTGACAGAGCGACTACAACCAGCTCAGGGCTGAGGAGAACAGGAGAAAGTAATCCAGAGAGATACCTGCACCGAATACTTCACTGA
- the marveld1 gene encoding MARVEL domain-containing protein 1 → MAPQLPQPQVRSNISKFLRSFLGITRILQIVFGAGLWITVAANKYDGPIHFVLFVAVLFWLLTLALFFITLLDKQNLVPLLGGERWLCTNLTHDVAAAALYLPAIGVMFYKTESYSYCNLDQYQHFCLYKVYLTAAVFACLCCLSYLLSIIYGGCRKSRGEQTVI, encoded by the coding sequence atggCACCCCAACTTCCCCAGCCTCAGGTGAGGAGCAACATTTCCAAGTTCCTCCGGAGCTTCTTGGGAATCACCCGGATCCTGCAGATTGTGTTCGGAGCTGGGCTGTGGATCACAGTCGCTGCCAACAAGTACGATGGTCCCATCCACTTCGTCCTGTTCGTCGCTGTCCTGTTCTGGCTCCTCACCCTCGCCCTGTTCTTCATCACCCTCCTGGACAAGCAGAACCTGGTTCCTCTGCTGGGAGGAGAGCGCTGGCTCTGCACCAACCTGACGCACGACGTGGCCGCCGCCGCGCTTTACCTGCCGGCCATCGGAGTCATGTTCTACAAGACGGAGAGCTACTCCTACTGCAACCTGGACCAGTACCAGCACTTTTGCCTGTATAAGGTCTACCTGACGGCGGCCGTGTTTGCCTGTCTGTGCTGCCTGAGCTACCTCCTATCGATCATCTATGGAGGGTGCAGGAAGAGCCGAGGAGAACAGACTGTCATCTAA